The Drosophila sechellia strain sech25 chromosome 2L, ASM438219v1, whole genome shotgun sequence region ATATAAAAGGAAATACAATAAAGTTCCCTTTTTGTACGTTTACTTTTTATTCTTGGCAACGAAGTTTGCAATGTGTACAGAGAAATTCGagatttatacaaaataatttttgcaaaataGAATACTTGAAATTCGAgtgaaaatttgaatttaccAATGTATgttgtgtataaaaaaaatctataGATTTAAAAACTCAATTAGggtaaaatgtttttaaatgcCTATTACGATTGAAACTAACTATTTGCATTAAACCTAATTAATAGTTGTAAATCAAAAGGGGTTCAGGCAACGTTTAAGTCATTTAGGGAgccttttgtttgtgtttgtaaGGTTTAATATTCGATACCAGCTCGAATTTGATCTAAATTCAATGCGTTTCGATTTCAGTTGTTGTGTTGTCTTGAGCTAACAAATCAGTGTCCTCAGATGTGTGGATAGCATGGCAAGAGGTTTCCTGTTGCTGATGCGAATATGGATGCTGATGTGGTTTAAATCAGTTGGATATCACGCCGAAGATGGCTCATCGGTGACCAGGGACAGGCGGCGCTTAACATCCTGCGTTGTGTTGTAGGCGCCGCAATGGACGCACTTGAGTCCGATGAAGTGGAATTTGGTTTTTGAAGTCTGTAATGAAGTGGGTAAGGTTATAAGAGCTTTTCATAAACGTAagtattatgtatatatagtcGTACCTTGTGACAATCGTTGCAGAATATGTGTACTAGCTGATTCTGGTACTTCAGTGGCAATGGCATCCGCTCCGCCTGGTCGTCCAAGTACACCCACAGCGCCGTCATGTCAATCAGCGAGGTCTGGCAGGTGGGACAGGTGTAGTGGCCGGAGGCCAGCAGCTGGTCGAAGCACATCCTGTGCAGCAGGTGTCCGCAGTCGGGAATGTGGCAGGGTATGCGCGAGGTGTGGATGTCGCCCAGGCACACGGGGCAGTGCGATCGCGAGATGTTCTCCACGCACTGCGGGAAAATAGACACGTTGTCAATTAGCAAGGATTTAGCGCAATCAGCCATGCCAGTCTTTGGCCCAATTCGCTGCCAATTAATGAAGTTATTCCTTCAACACATTTGACACTCATATCCACTCAACTGGATCGCAGATCACAGATCGCTACATATAGCAATTAGGCAACCGGTTTTGGTAATGAATTGACAAAAAAAGTTAATGTGCCAGCCAGCTGGCTGTTTCTTTGATTTGCTTTCGAATCGCGGAGGTCAGCATTCCCACTTTCAGGCCAAAACTTTATCAGGCGCAATGGAGTGCCAACTGTAGTTCCAACTCACCCGGTGGCCATCGATCTTCAGCTGAATAGGTAGGCACATGTTGCACACCTCGCAGTGGAAGAAGTTCTCCGCACCGCCAATGCGACAGATCCCACATCCGTGACAGTGGTACTGCTGCTTGTCCGCATCATCGAAGAGGTTGCAGATCAGACAGGTGTACTGTAAGTACATCAAAATGATATTACTAGGAGGGCATCGCTGTGATTTTTGGACACCTGGATGGATATCTTACCTTGCCAAAACGCACGCCGCAATTGAGGCACTGCTCCCGCACCGTCTGCCGCGTATTGCACTCGGAGCATATTAGTTCGGTGAGCGTTTTGCGATCGAAGTGATGCGTCTCGTTCTCGTCGTGGCAAAATCGGCACTTGTAGAACTTGTTGCAACAGGGCGTCTGCGAAAGATATAAATGCGTGTTCAGAATCAGACCAAATTAGTGCTGGAAAGAAATCGCTGATCAAAAAAATTCCACTTTAAATGGAGCTGGGATTGCTCCCCGCCACCTACTCCCCCAGTCAAGGACTACAAAAACCTATTATCGCGCGGCAATTAGCACGACTCCTAACTCCCAAATACAGTTGCTAATTTAAGAAATCTGCCTGGAAACCGACCAAAAAACAAATGGACCAGTGACGTCTACGTGCCAAAGACAATAACTTAGCATTACCATAAACAAGGCACATGAAACTGGATCGAATTTTATACGAATTTCGAGTCAAATCAGCGGGTGAATCCCCAATCCGATTGTAAAGATGCCAAAGGTGCTCGTGTCGTTTAATTAGGTGGCTGCTAATTAGTTCACCTGTCGATACACAGCTCGAACTATATGATAAAGTTCGATCAGTTTTGTCTAGGAGATACAGTTTGAAACTAAGTTAGTTAATGCCTTTTATTATCTTGTGTAATGTGGTCTATCCTCGAGTTCGGCTTAGTTACAGCCAACACCCAGCTATTTGTATCTGCCAGCCTCGCACACATCTATCTCCACTATCTTTGAGAATTATTTATAACTTAACAACAGTTTTTCGTATACAAGTATTTATTTCaactctgctgctgctgcgatgaTAACACTTGAAGTACAGAACCGACCTTAGAAGAGTCTTCGAATCCGGTTTCTTTGTGTTTCCCCCGCTTTCATTCCTGTGCTTCACTAACGATCGTATTATAATGCTCGTTTGCATCTGCAATTGGCTAACTCCAGACATCTAAAATTTATTTAGCCAAGCCGAAACAAAGCTTCTAAGACAAATTGATACAAGATTCGCGGGAACAGGCGATATCCATGGGGCATTGCTCCACTTGGGGGGATTGCACATACTGCTCTCAGCATTGAGCTTATGTCCACATTCATGTATACATTTATTTCACGCACTGTCGGGcgaaaacaaatatttgactATAAAATAAACCAGCTGATTCAACACTCAATGGGCACCTCATTAGTGCACAAAAACCCTCGCTTATCCGAATTTCTCGCGGTGTACAGACGAGCGCAAAAACCTCTACATTcgaattttattaaaatgtggGACAGATTGAAGCGTGTGTACGGATTTACGTGACATTTTTTGGAAAGTATTGTAAAGCAATAGCGCATAGGAATGAATTTTTGGGGAATTAATAATTCATATCGCGAATTGGCTGCTTTTCAACAACAAAGAAGCACTCACTGCTGTAGGAATTATaagtgtttaaatatttacatgtaactttctttttgtttatttaataatcCAGGTCATTCCCAAACAAATCTATCTAATCAAGTGCAGCTGCAGTCTTTTCTGCATGAGATACTTTATATGAAATGGTTACCACTTTTCCCAGAACTACTGAGTTACTTTTCCCACCTCCGAACTTCTGTACTTATCACCTCACGATAATTATGCCTGCTGGCTACTACTAATTGTTAAGGTAAAGACCTGAATATAGCCGAGCTATGATTGCTTTATGTGCACACACACCATTTTTAGATGCCCCATAATTTGTTATCCAAACGCGAGCGATCAAGACAAACGCATTGTTTGCCCAGATGAATGGCGAATGGAGGTGTTAACTGGCCAGTGGCCACTCGCCTCCACCGAGAGTTCCTGGAGCATGCTGCCCAGTTAGATTTTGGACGCCGGACATCGTCAAGCTGTCCACACAAGCCAAACAATTGCCGTGCAAATAGCGATGCCCTccaattgaattaaaattccaatcaGCAGACACAAAAGAATCTTCGCCAAAGGTGGCTTTTTAGAGTTCAGCCACTTTATTTGTTTAGAAACGAATAAATAAAGGTTAAATGGTCCCATTTTCAGGAAGGTAGCTGCTTTGGATAGACTCACACGCAGCTAGATGGATAGATGGGCACACAAATGCCATTTAGAGGCGCCATCATAATCTTCTTGAAAATTTTCCAAATGGGTGGAAAATTTAATGGCTTTCTCATtttgaatttatatttatttttagggTTCAATTTATTTCAGCTGATAAAAGAGAAATGATTGATCCGCTTTCTAATTATGGCATAGGGGTTCCAATTACATAATTCTTTATCTGATGACCCACGAATTGAACTATACccgtataaaataaaaaaataactttcAAAATTGAAGTTTGTTCTTATAACACATATGTTGACTGGTTTCAAATTGAGGTttgaataaaataatcttagtACAAACAATAATGATAAATACATGGATCCGTCTAGTAATTCTACGAACATCTATCTACTAATCTTAAGAATCGATATAGATACTAAGATACACTAAAAAAAGATACAATTCAAATTTGTATTGATAATATAATCAAAGAAGTTCAAGTGTATGACATTTTAATACTTTTCTGGgactttttcttttatgtaATGTTTGGAAAAACATCCATAGATGATATGAATGGAGTTGGACTCCCTGTTGCACTTACCACGAACATGGCCCGCCGCTTGTAGTGAGCACATCCGAAGCGCAATGACTCCGGAGTTGTTGGCTGCGCAccgctgatgttgctgctgcacttgttgctgctgcagttgttgctgttgcagctgccgtcgctgctgctgctgctgctaatGCACGATGGCTGTGCATGTTGCTGAGCCTCCGCGGCGGTGTTACGTGAGCATGGTGCAATGTGATGGAGCTGGTCCTCCTCCATGGGCTCCGCCATGCCATCGCAATTGAGACTCGGCGTCGATTTGCATCTTCGCAGCTTGGCGTGCGCTGGATGATACTTGCCCGTCATCGTTGTGGGCGGCACAATCAgctggtgttgctggtggAGATGGGGATGGGTGTGGAGATGGGTATGTGGCTGCTGCGCTATCTGAGCAAGTGGAAGCGAAGCGAGCAGAGCAGCCTCCGCTGAGGTCGTCGTTGCTGGCGATGAATTTAAATTGACTTGATTGGGCTCCTTTGTATTGGTAACTATTTGTACATCGATGCCGCCGCCGTCCATGTATCTGTTGTGGTTTTCATTTAGCGATATTCGGCGCGTTCGCTGGCGGTTCTTCATTTTGCTGCAGGAGCTAActctatgtatgtatgtacgtctATATAAGTGATTTTCCACTATGCCTCGCAGCTGCAGTCGTCGTGGTTAATTGTTAGCTCTTCAATTGCCGCCGCGGAGCATTTAAATTACTGGCCGATGCTGTTGTCGTTGTGCCACATGTAGACTTTGTATCCGTACTCAAAAAACCGACTGTCCGTTTTCCCTTTTCACGCGATCGCAACTAACTTTCGTATGTCCAGCTCATCCTTGGGTATTCATGGGCTCGCACAGGTGACACACTCGGCTGCAGCGATTGAAAAGTGTGGGAAATTGGTAAGTATTCCATTGGCAGGCCATTTCTCACACTCCGTTCGATCAGATTAGAGTCTAAGCCGGGTTAAACCCCCCACACCCCCACACAATGTTTGACACACAAATGAAACTACCGAGGCGGcgtatttgcatttcaatgtTTCCCAGTCCCCGACTGCGAAAGGCCATCTAAACTAGATAACGACTATCTTGATTTTCACTCCGTTTTCTTAGCCGTCGCGCACTGTACACATCGCACAATGGGGGGCAAGAAAATAGCAATGAGAACAGATAGTAGTAAGGGTATGTACGAGattatcaaataaaagatCACCTATGATGACTTTCTTCCATTTCTGTATAGTTTTGGATCAGATATGGAAACTTATTAAGCCCATATCATTATAAAATGATAATTAACCTGTTAAGAAcccaaatatttgcatatgaaTCTACGCATTAGTACTACTATCTTGGCCGCTACTGTTTTTGGATGGGACCTTGTGCCATGTGAGCGGTAGCATATAAATCGCTTGCTTAGCCTGCAGGTCGCCAAAAACGTTTACAGCTCCACGGATTGGGAATCGCAGTGCCTTGGCACACGGTGCGGATGATGAATGAAATTGCGGACAGGGAGCAGCCAGCCACACAGTTGTTAACACAACTTTCGCTCATCGGTTGGCTGTTGCTGCAAGTCGCTGTTGCATGTAGTTGGTGCACATACGGATGCCGCCAAAGGAGGAACTACCAGCTATAcataaatgtatatacatatatgtatatacttttaTTTGCACAGCGCGGCGAGCTGCAAAATCGGTGCCGAATCTTGTTTGCTCAGATTGTTATTCGCATTTTCTGCGCCGGGGAGCTGGGACCGACAATATATATTGAAAGTGTGCTAAAATTACAAACGCAAGGCGATTAAGGCAGCCTCGCCGGAAAACCAGTCGGCGAAAAGAACGCAAGTTTGAACTCGATTCAATTCGGTATTCATGTTTACGCTCGCAcgcactcacgcacacacatgcacgcgTCGATCGGGCGGACAAATGCATTAAGTAATGTCACGATCTGGCTAATCGGTTTCTAAAAGTTTCCAATCCACATCCAAACCGCCTTCAAATCGCAGTTTGGgcgtatatatacatatgcacattCATTCATTTACCCAAATCTATATGGCCAAATTTATATAGgatttttaaaatcaatttctCGTTTAAcgtgtttttcgtttttgttttgtttcggcgCTTTTTAAGTTCCCTCTTCTTGACTTTTATCAAGCGCTCATTGTGATATCCGCAGAATTATGATTTTGACATTTGTTAATTACACgacacatatgtatgcatacttaaaagtgaaacaacACACACCAGCCGCACGAAGGAGATCGCAGCTCAAAATCGCCAATTGAATTAAAGAGCCACGACAATTTAAAACCGCGTTCCACTCGCGCACCCGGATTCCGCAGACTCGTCGAGTGCGAGTTTCGACTTCCAACTGACAACGGAAGTTACCCACTTGTTGCTCCCAGCCACTCTGCCTGAGCTTTTATTCGCTCCGGAGCTTAAAGCTCTCCAACGGGGCGGTTAATACAAGATTCCGATGCGAAGTCGGGGGATTTATGCACTAGGGTTCATAATTATGGTAATCCTTGTGGACATGTGTCCTTGTTTTCATAATCAGTACACCTataagcatgaaagtggtaaTTTTAAGCAAGAACTTTCTAATTTAGATAGAAATATTCAGATTCTATATATTGTGATACAGATGCATATCCTAAGATACACATCATCCAGGACAAAAATATGGTTagaataaatcaatttgattAAACAGCATTATAATCGATCCGCGATGATCATGAAACTACATTAAACTATGTACACACCCACCAATTATGGCAGCAAGCCTCTGGTGGTAAATCATAATCGTAATAGTTTAAATCTGTGACCAGTTATTATAGGTGCATTATACTTTTAACCTATTGATCTTTATAATCATGGTAATGCATTATTATAAGatcaaaaatgcaataaaaagcCTTAGGTAAAAGTCGTTGTATACTGGTAATAATATGGTCATAAATCAAACAGCTAATTGCATTGTGTAATTTATACAGGCATATTTGTGAAGTAATGCCGCCTGCGGTTATTGCTAAAAGATTCAGAGAGGAAACTTTAGGATTAATAGCGCTATATATTCTGTTTATATAGGTGTGAGTCTCTGGGCAGCGTGCAGGTATTGTGGTCTTAAATCAAATCACAGCTAAATGCATGGTCAACGTTATAGCTAATTGCATTGTCTAAGTCATAGCATCCCGTCCTGTCTATGGCGCAATGTCGCCTAGACCTTCTCGATCTGAACGAATCTCTCGCGCTTATACTGGTCACTGTAGCCGGCGATGAACTTGAGCCGGCCCTCGTACTTCAGATTCATAATGGTCTTGACCATCGGCGGGTGGTCGTTGCCCAGTTCCAGCCAGAGCTTGCCACCGGGACGCAGGTGCCGGCAAGCCAAGTCGAAGACCAATCGAGCCACCCTCAATCCATCGGAGCCACCGTCCAGGGCATTAAGGTTCTCATAGCTACGGATATAAGATAGTTAGTGCACTGTATTCATCTGGTATAACTTCACTTACACCACGACTTCAGGATGCAGGAACTGAAACTCCTCAGTTTTCACATACGGAGGATTGGAAATGATCAAATCGTACTTCTTGTCCTTCAGCACCTCCGGCAGGTACTTGTCCTCCTCCATGGTGTGGTTGTGTACCTCAAATCGATTCAGCAGTCCCAGCATTTTGGCATTCTCCGCAGCCAGTACGGTTGCCGCCTTGCTACGCTCAATGGCAGTGGCCACCACCTGCGGCAGACTGTGCAGCATGGACAAGGACATGGCGCCCGATCCGCAGCCCACTTCCAGAAGATCGACGTGCTTTGCATTCTTGTGATCATCGATCACCAGGCGCATAAACTCCTCCGTTTCGGGGCGTGGAATGAAGACCGACGGCGATGTCTTTAGCGTAATGTCCATGAAGTCCCACTCGCCAATGATGTGCTGCAGCGGCATGCGGGCACAACGGGCTTCCAGAAAGCGCTCGAGGTCCGCCAGTTGGCCGGGATTTAGCTGCAGCTGGTCATATGAGTCAGGAACCGCACTCTACATAAACATGGTTAGTGATGTTGATAGCCAGCTTTTCTGACAGATACTTACAAACTTCTGCTTCAGGACATGCGACACGATGCATTTCACGTTGAACTTCGTGTCCTCGACACCGGCGGCCTTGAGCTTTTCCTCCCACTGGCCAATTTCCAGGGCCTTGGTCACGGGAATGTGGGTGCCAGCTGGGGCACTTGTGCCATAGTTGACCTGCCTGAGCAGTTTCGAGGTCAGGCCCATTGACCGTGTCAGTTGTCTGAGCATTATTTCACTTATTATCTAATTGCTATTgattaacaacaaaattttgACGACCCACTGCCTGCAGCTCGCTCCAGCATGACCGTTTCTCGACCGTTACAATATACCAGCGAACGATATTTGAAAAGTGTTCACGCTTCAAGTGTTACCGTAGAGCAGAATAGTGTGATTGAGTTTTCCAGTTCTTAGCGGAAAATTTAAACTTGCAGCATAATTAGGTTGTTCCAATTAAATGGAAAAGCAATAGCAATTGTTCACGCACTGATTGCAGTCGGccctttttgtttattattgcGGAAATGGGTCTTTTAAGTATAACAATATGAAAAGGGGGGAGTTATAATGGTGAACTATATTAATATATCATgtacatataataaaatacatacaataaaatatctttaatGGAAAGTAGCAAAGCTCGTTAAGCTTTTTTAATACTATTTTTAAGAATATTCCTGACTAGCTTGCTATAGTTTAATGTAGATATTATTCATTAATAGCCAACCTACTCAATATATTACAACTGGTCCATCGGTTATCTATGCAAATTATAACTGGTTTGAAGCATATGAGCTCTGACGTCTATATAATATGTCGATTTTATAAGAAACCAAGAGCGTTACATAATCAGATAGATAGATAATGTATTCTGAACTCTGGCTACGAAAATGATGACTTTTGAGCAAAACATAGTTAAGGTAACTCTTTCCTTCAGAACTTCCTTCGAGTTGACAAGAAAACACGTCAGAAGAGAGGTATAATGAGGTTTGTTTGCCCAGCAATTGCTTTTATATGATTAGTCCATCCAACAAGACATTTTCCTGATATCTATTTAACAACCTTGTAAATAGGGAACGACACTTGTTCAAACATGGGATTGTTCTAGAGTAtatctgcaaaggaactattGATtggccaagaaataaaaattcagtCGCTTGGCCGTActaataatttttgtattttacaacatattaaaatattcatatcATTACATGTtctatatattgtatatattcaCATTACGATTGcacaattatttcaaaaacgaaaaataaatcaacgGACACAATAGGTAACAAATTTTTACAAGTCTCCTTTAAGTACTGAAATCTATGGAATTTCCGTGCTCTAACTACAGTTTGGGGAATCATAACGTTCAGCAACGCTATACGAAAGATTTACAAATAACTGAAACGACTACTATCCGTCCATCAGTCTATGCATCCATGCAGATCCCCTCCATCTTAGAGGTGTCCGTGCAAGGGATCGCGGCTGTCCCGCAGGTAGACGGGACTGGTGAACGACTTGCCCTCCACATGCGAGGCGAGATTCTCGCCGGCGTAGGTGACGAAGGGCGAGATCTCGCAGACTTCGCCATGCACGATGCCACCGGCGCCTTCGATATACTTCTTGTGCAGGCGATGGAGGTCCGAGCGGGCAGTACTGGGGCAATCCTTGCCAGCTGCATCGGAGTTCTTCAGCGCGCTGAACTCTTCGTCGCGTGGCACTTCCATGGCCACGAACTTCTGGGCGAACTCGAAGACGTCAAAGACAAACTTCTCTATCTTTATGCCGTTCGGCTTGTCAGGGGTTAGCCGCTTGCCGGCGTTGTCCACGAAGGGAATCTTCTTCTTGGCAACGTGCAGCTTCAGCTCCTGCTCGAATGTGCTGCCAATCTTCTGCAGGAAGTTCGAGCTGAAGAAGTGATTGCATATGTTGCCAGCACTGAAGGTCAGCCTGCCGTCCGAATTGCGCATCTCGGCTGTTTTGGCCGAGATTTCGCTGTACTCCACCACCTGGTATTTGCCATCGACAATGGCCACCACGCCCACAGCCTCGTTGGGAGCCGCCTTCTCCACCACCTTAGCGGCGCAGTCGGCCTTTTCCTGCACGCAGTAGCCGATAAAGACGGGATCGGCCACCTTGATCAGGATGTTGTCCACGCTATGGGCATGCAGATATAAGACACCGCGCTTCTGCATATCGTCCAGTATCCCCTGGCGCTTCATAGCCCGA contains the following coding sequences:
- the LOC6613628 gene encoding RING finger and CHY zinc finger domain-containing protein 1, with protein sequence MKNRQRTRRISLNENHNRYMDGGGIDVQIVTNTKEPNQVNLNSSPATTTSAEAALLASLPLAQIAQQPHTHLHTHPHLHQQHQLIVPPTTMTGKYHPAHAKLRRCKSTPSLNCDGMAEPMEEDQLHHIAPCSRNTAAEAQQHAQPSCISSSSSSDGSCNSNNCSSNKCSSNISGAQPTTPESLRFGCAHYKRRAMFVTPCCNKFYKCRFCHDENETHHFDRKTLTELICSECNTRQTVREQCLNCGVRFGKYTCLICNLFDDADKQQYHCHGCGICRIGGAENFFHCEVCNMCLPIQLKIDGHRCVENISRSHCPVCLGDIHTSRIPCHIPDCGHLLHRMCFDQLLASGHYTCPTCQTSLIDMTALWVYLDDQAERMPLPLKYQNQLVHIFCNDCHKTSKTKFHFIGLKCVHCGAYNTTQDVKRRLSLVTDEPSSA
- the LOC6613629 gene encoding MTRF1L release factor glutamine methyltransferase; the encoded protein is MLRQLTRSMGLTSKLLRQVNYGTSAPAGTHIPVTKALEIGQWEEKLKAAGVEDTKFNVKCIVSHVLKQKFSAVPDSYDQLQLNPGQLADLERFLEARCARMPLQHIIGEWDFMDITLKTSPSVFIPRPETEEFMRLVIDDHKNAKHVDLLEVGCGSGAMSLSMLHSLPQVVATAIERSKAATVLAAENAKMLGLLNRFEVHNHTMEEDKYLPEVLKDKKYDLIISNPPYVKTEEFQFLHPEVVVYENLNALDGGSDGLRVARLVFDLACRHLRPGGKLWLELGNDHPPMVKTIMNLKYEGRLKFIAGYSDQYKRERFVQIEKV
- the LOC6613630 gene encoding UDP-N-acetylhexosamine pyrophosphorylase isoform X2, with product MTDYLSLHSRLAQVGQEHLLKFWPELTNDERIDLVRDIEELNLDEIKLYFDRATVSMNENGIKLDDRLQPLPEGKLISIARAPLEKLDAYRDEGLLQISNGHVAVLLMAGGQGTRLGFDHPKGMYDVGLQSRKTLFRIQAERILKLEELAQEANGKRGHITWYIMTSEHTVQPTYDYFVANNFFGLKAENVLLFEQGSLPCFEYDGRIILDEKHRVARAPDGNGGIYRAMKRQGILDDMQKRGVLYLHAHSVDNILIKVADPVFIGYCVQEKADCAAKVVEKAAPNEAVGVVAIVDGKYQVVEYSEISAKTAEMRNSDGRLTFSAGNICNHFFSSNFLQKIGSTFEQELKLHVAKKKIPFVDNAGKRLTPDKPNGIKIEKFVFDVFEFAQKFVAMEVPRDEEFSALKNSDAAGKDCPSTARSDLHRLHKKYIEGAGGIVHGEVCEISPFVTYAGENLASHVEGKSFTSPVYLRDSRDPLHGHL